Sequence from the Sphingomonas koreensis genome:
CTGTTCGCCGCCGATCCTGCGGAGGATGGCGAATGGACTCGGGTCAGCATTGCCATCGTGCCGACCGCGACGGGCTGCACCCTCACCCTCACCCACGAAATGGACCCGCAATGGGCCGCCTATGAAGATCAGACGCGCGGCGGCTGGACGATGATCCTCGCCAGCCTCGCCCGCATCACGGAGTGACCCCGATGACCGCTACCCTCGCCGACATGGAAATCCTCGCCCCGGATACCTTCCGGATGGTGCGTGTGCTCGACGCCGATCCGGCAACGGTGTGGCGCTATCTCACGCAAGCGGACCTGCGCCGCCAATGGTTCTCGGGCGGAACCGACGCGATCGGCTTCGGCGAGACGGTCGAGCTGGTGTTCAACCATGACGAGCTGTCGGCCGACCAGGCCCCCTATCCGCCCGAATACGCCAAATGGAAGGGCGCGGTGGGGCGCGAGAAGGTGATCGAGTTCGACCCGCCGCACGTTTTCGCGATCAGCTGGGACGAGGGCAAGGAAGGTGTCGCGCGCTTCGAACTGGCCGATGCCGGCGGTGGCCGCACGCGCCTCACCCTGACGCATAGCGGCATCACCGGCCCGGCACCGATGGCCGATTTCGGCGGCGGCTGGCATTCGCACCTCGCAGTGCTGGTGGGGCTGCTGGGCGGCGATCCGGTGCGCGATTTCTGGGTGCAACATGCCGATTCGGAGGCGCGGGTCGCAGCGGCGATCGCCACTGCCGGCTGAGCTTCCCGTCCTGTTCCCGGCGCGCTGTGCCGGCCGGAACAGCGCAGAGGGTCGCGATGACCGATGCGACGAAGCTCGAAGGCAAATGCCTGTGCGGTGCGGTTCGTGCGCGGATCGCGCTGCCCGAGCCGCAATCCAATACCGTGATCGACGACACGGGGCCCCTTCGACAATCGGCCAGCGACTCCCTAGATCGGCGTGATGCTGATCCTCGGCCTCGAATCGAGTTGTGACGAAACTGCCGCCGCGCTGGTGCGTGGCGACCGCACGATCCTGTCCCACCGCCTCGCCCGGCAGGACGAGGCGCATCGCCCGTTCGGCGGCGTGGTGCCCGAAATCGCCGCGCGCGCGCATGTCGAGGCGCTCGGTCCGCTGATCGAGGCGGCGCTCGATGAGGCGAAGGTCACCCTCGCCGATGTCGATGCGATCGCCGCCACCGCCGGGCCGGGCCTGATCGGGGGCGTCATGGTGGGCCTCGTCACCGGCAAGGCGCTGGCGCATGCCGCGAACAAGCCGCTGGTCGCGGTCAATCATCTCGAGGGGCATGCGCTCTCGCCGCGCCTGGCCGAACCGGACCTCGCCTTCCCCTATCTGCTGCTGCTCGTCTCGGGCGGGCATTGCCAGCTGCTGCTGGTCGAGGGCGTCGGCCGCTATCGCCGCCTCGCCACCACGATCGACGATGCTGCGGGCGAGGCATTCGACAAGACGGCCAAGCTGCTGAATCTCGGCTTCCCCGGCGGTCCCGCGGTCGAGCGCGCGGCACTGGAGGGCGATCCCCGTTCCGTCCCCCTTCCCCGCCCGCTGGTCGGATCGGGCGAGCCTCATTTCTCCTTCGCCGGTCTCAAGAGCGACGTCGCGCGCAAAGTCGGCAAGTTCGCCCCCGCCGATCTCGCCGCCTCGTTCCAGCAGGCGGTGGTCGATTGCCTGGTCGATCGTACCCGCATCGCGCTGGACAAGACGCCGCAAGCGACGGCTCTGGTCGTCGCGGGCGGGGTTGCCGCCAACACCGCCGTTCGTTCGGCACTCACGATGCTGGCGACGGAGCATGATCTGCCCTTCATCGCGCCGCCGCTCTGGCTCTGCACCGACAATGCGGCCATGATTGCCTGGGCCGGGGTCGAGCGGTTCTCGCTCGGCTTCACCGATCCGCTCGACCTGCCCGCGCGCCCGCGCTGGCCGCTCGATCCGGATGCGGAGAGGGTACGGGGAGCGGGGGTGAAGGCATGAAGATCGCAGTCATCGGCGGTGGCGCGTGGGGCACAGCGCTCGCACAGGTCGCGGCGCGGGGCGGTGAACCGGTCACGTTATGGGCGCGCGAGGATGACGTCACGACGTCAGTCAATGCTCGCCACGAAAACAGCCTGTTCCTCCCGGGCGTTCCTCTCTCTCCTTCGATCCGCGCCACCGGAGACCTTGCCGATCTCGCGGATGCTGAGGCGCTGCTGGTTGTCGTGCCCGCACAGTTCCTTCGCTCGGTCCTGACCCAGGTCCCCGTCGAGTGCCGCCCGCTGGTGCTGTGTGCCAAGGGGATCGAGGCCGGCACGCAGAAGCTCGTCGCCGAAGTCGCGCGCGAATTGCACCCCGACGCGCCGGTTGCGGTCCTGTCTGGTCCGACCTTCGCGCATGAGGTGGCCAAGGGGCTTCCCACCGCCGTCACGCTCGCCTGCGAGGACGACAGTTTGCGCGAGCGGCTCGCCGAGCGGCTCGCGGGCCCAGCCTTCCGCACCTATGGCTCATCGGACGTGGCGGGTGCCGAGATCGGCGGTGCGGTCAAGAACGTCCTCGCCATCGCTTGCGGCGTGGTCGAGGGCGCGGGTCTTGGCCTCAACGCCCGCGCCGCGCTGATCGCGCGTGGCTTTGCCGAGATGACGCGCTTCGGCGTGGCACGCGGCGGCCGGCCGGAGACGCTGGCGGGGTTGTCCGGCCTAGGCGATCTCGTCCTCACCTGCTCTTCGATCAATTCCCGTAACTTCTCACTTGGCGTGGGTCTGGGGCAAGGAAAGAGCGCCGCCGAACTGCTCGCCGACCGCCGCACCGTCGCTGAAGGCGCGGCAACCGCGCCGGTCTTGCGCGAGGCCGCCAGAGCTGCCGGAGTCGACATGCCGGTAACCCAGGCGGTGTGCGCATTGCTTGAAGGTACGCCGGTTGGTCAGGTCGTCGATGCGCTGCTCAGCCGCCCGCTGCGGGAGGAGCATGTATGAGATGGGCGGCGATGTTGCGCGGGATCAATCTCGGCAAGCGCCAGCTCAAATCGGCGGAACTGAAGGCCGCGGTCGAAGGGTTGGGGTATACTGACGTCAAGACCCTGCTCGCCTCGGGCAATGTCGTCTTCACCGCGGACGAGGCGGATGCGGCCGCGCTCGAAGCGACACTTCACGGTGCGCTGTTTGCGGCGACGGGCCTCAAGTCGGAGATTTTCGTGCGCTCGCCGGAAGAGATGGCCGCGGTTGCCACCGCCGACCCCTTCCCCGAAGCCACCAGCGACCGCCCGAGCTTCGTGGTCGTCACCTTCCACCGCAAGCCGGTCGATGCGGCAGCGGTGGCACGGCTCGCGGAAAGCCATGAAGGGCCCGAGCGGATGCGCGTCATCGGCCGCGAACTCTATATCGACTTCCCCGACGGTCAGGGCCGTTCGACCCTGCATCCGGCGATGACCAAGGCGAAGTTGGACCCGGTCAATACCGCGCGCAACTGGAACACCGTTCTCAAGATCCGCGACGCGCTCTGATGCTCTGCGTCGGCGGTCGGTTGACTCGCCGTCGCGCCCGATGCCGTATGGCGCTGGCGAAAGAGAGGGGCTGGGATGGTAACGCTGCACGCATGGGCGAAACCCGCGAATCTGATCGGAAGATGGGCCGACCACACCTGGGTTACGACCTATGACAATCGTCAGGTTCAACCTGGATCGCTGGAAGAGGTTGCGTCGGCGGGCGAGCATTTGTGGATGTGCTGGGGCGCTTTCCATCCGCGAGGCGGCGCGCCGGAACATGCCGACGGCCTGATCGTCACGGGGGACGGGCGGCTCCCGCTGGCCGGCTGTGTCGTCCAGGCCAATGCGGATTCGGTCAAAGTCCCGGCGGCGCGCGGCACGGTGTCGCTCTACGGCATCCATGGCGTTTGCCATCAGGTCGCAAACCAGGTCCTTCACGCCACCGCTACGGCGAACGCGCCGCCGGTCAGCGTCCGGGGATCGCGCGGCTATTACAAGAGCGTCTATTTCTACCGGCAATATGGCCGGCGCAATTCGGCCTGGGCTTCTAAGCTCGACGCCTGCCTGGAAGGCAGCGGCGTAGATGCGATGTTCGACGATGGCGACGATTTCACCTTACGTGCGCAGCGTGTTCTGACGGATCGAAACGACCTGCTCGGCGATCTGCTGGCGCGGCGGCGCGATTTCGACGCGGAACTCGACGCGATGGGCGAGCGCGCGGATATCACCGCCGAGGAAATCGACGCACGGCTTCGCAATCATCTGGTCGAGGTCGCCGGACAGCTCGGCCAGCAGCGGTTCGAAGCGATCTTCGAACAGGATGTGGAGGATGAGATGAACCTCATCGACCGCGATATCTTCGCAGCGAGCCGGGCGGATCCCGCCGCGGGATGATGCGAATGCCGCACTAGAAGTCGACGGCGATGCCCTTGCGTTCCCAATCGCCATAGCGGGTGGGGTCCTCGCCGAGCGGATCGCTGTCGGCCTTCGTCCCCGGCTTGGGCTTCGGCACGGGCGGGCTCTTGGAGAGATAGGCAGGCGGTTTCACATGGTCGGGGCGCTTGCCCATGATAGGGGTCCTGATTGCAGCGGTGGCGTCGATCCCCCACATTGGGCGCTGAAAGGATCGAATCCAAGTGAACGGTTTCAAGACGACGATGCTGTTGGCAGCGCTGACGGCGCTGTTCATGGCATTGGGATTCGCCATTGGCGGGCGTGGCGGAATGGTCATCGCATTGCTGGTCGCGGTGGGGATGAACCTCTTCACCTACTGGAACGCCGACAAGATCGTGCTGTCGATGCACGGCGCCAAGCAGGTCGATGCGAGCAGTGCGCCCGAATTCTACCAGCTCGTCGCGGGGCTGGCGCAGCGCGCCGCGCTGCCGATGCCCAAGGTCTATATCATCGACTCACCTCACCCAAACGCCTTCGCCACAGGACGCAATCCACAGAACGCGGCGGTCGCGGCGACTACCGGCCTGCTGAACATGCTCGATCGTGACGAGATCGCGGGCGTGATGGCGCACGAGCTGGCGCATGTGCGCAATCGCGACACGCTGATCATGACGATGGTCGCGACGATCGCTGGTGCCATCTCGATGCTCGCCAATTTCGGCCTGTTTTTCCGTGGCGGCGGCGACAATCGCGGGGCGATGTTGGCGACGATCCTCGCGGTGATCGTCGCACCCTTTGCCGCGATGATCGTCCAGATGGCGATCAGCCGCACGCGCGAATATGGCGCGGACCGCGGCGGCGCGGAGATTTCGGGCAACCCGCGCGCGCTTGCCTCGGCGCTGGCCAAGCTCGCCCGCGGTGCGGCGGCCGTGCCGAATCCGGTCGCCGAGCGCGTGCCTGCCGCGGCGCAGCTCTACATCGTCCCCGGCCTTGGCGGCGACAGCCTGTTCTCGACCCACCCCGACACCGGCAACCGCATCGCCGCACTCGAGGCGATCGCGCAGGAGATGGGGCGGAGCGCGCCGCTTGACAGTTTCGGTGAAAACCCGCGGATTCCGTCAGTTTCGTCAACCGCGCGGCCTTCGGCGCTGGGGATCAAGCCGGCGCCGCGCCGCTCCAGCGCGCTCGACCCCAATCGCCGTGGATGATCGACGGCTGTCCCCGACGCCGGAAACGGCGTAGGGGCGATTGATGTCACGGCCTTCGAACCACCGCTTTCCTTCTGATCCCCCCGGCGTTCCGGCACGGCGAGCGGCGCTTCGCCTGCTCGATGCCGTGCTCCGCCGCGGCCTTGCCATCGAACAGGCGCTGGAAGCGTCGACCAAGGGTCTGCCCCCGCCCGATCGGGGCCTTGCCCACGCCATTGCCGCCGAGGTGCTGCGCTGGCTCTCCGACCTCGACGCGCTGATCGACAGCGCGACCCGCAATCGCCTGCCCGATGACGCCAAGGCGCGTTTCGCCCTGCGGATTGCGCTCGCTCAGGCGCTGCGCCTCGGTACGCCGCCGCATGCCGCGATCTCGACCGTGCTGCCTCTGGTCGATGGTGGCCCGCGCAAGCTGGTCCATGGCGTGTTCGGCACGCTCGACCGCAAGGGCGCGGTGCTACCCGATCATCCCTCGCTGCCCGGTCCGGTCCATGCCCGCATTGCCGGCAATTGGGGCGAGCGTGTTGCCGATGCCGCCGCCGCCGCGATCGCGGCACCGCCACCGCTCGATCTCACCTTGCGCGCCGAGGTCGCTGAGCTGCATGGCGAAAGCCTGGTTTCCAACCATCTGCGCATCACGGGCGATACCTCCGTTCCCGAGCTGCCCGGTTATGCCGAAGGCGCATGGTGGGTGCAGGACCTTGCCGCATCGCTTCCGGCGCGCCTACTCGGCGGCGGAACGGGGCGCGCGCTCGATCTGTGCGCTGCGCCGGGCGGCAAGACACTTCAGCTGGCGGCTTCCGGATGGGACGTGACCGCGGTCGACATCTCCGAAAGTCGTCTGGCGCGACTTCTGGAAAATCTCGATCGCACTGGCCTTTCGGCGAAGGTCGTCACTGCCGATCTCATGAACTGGGAGCCCGGGTTCGAAGCCGACGCCGTGCTGCTCGATGCACCATGCAGCGCCACCGGCATCTTCCGCCGCCATCCCGACGTGCTCCACCGCGTTCGTCCGCGCGTGATCTCGGAGATGGCTGAGCTTCAGGCGCAGCTTCTTCCCCGAGCGGCGCGCTGGGTGCGGCCGGGCGGGCTGATGGTCTATGCCACCTGCTCACTCGAGCCCGAGGAGGGGGAGCATCAGATTGAGCGCTTCCTGGCCGGGCACCCGGAATTCGCGATCGATCCGGTGCTGCCGGACGAACTTCCTGAGGGGCTGGTCGCGCATGAACGCGGCTGGTTACGCACACTTCCCGGTATGCTCGTGGAACAAGGCGGGCTCGACGGCTTTTTCATGGTGCGCCTCATGCGTGTTGCGGGCGACTCATGAGGTGTTAAAGGGCTGACATGACCGCCGTCCGTATCGCCCCATCGATCCTCTCCGCCGACTTCGCCAAATTGGGGGAGGAAGTGCGCGCGATCGACGTGGCGGGCGCCGACTGGATCCACATCGATGTGATGGACGGGCATTTCGTGCCCAACATCACGATCGGCCCGGCCGTGATCAAGGCGCTGCGGCCGCACAGCGCCAAGCCGTTCGACGTCCATCTGATGATCGAACCCGTCGATCCGATGCTCGAAGCCTTTGCCGAGGCGGGTGCCGACTGCCTGTCGGTCCACCCGGAAAGCGGGCCGCATCTTCACCGCACGCTTCAGACGATCAAGGCGCTGGGCAAGCGCGCCGGCGTCGTGCTGAACCCCGCGACTCCGGTCGATGTCGTCGATCACGTCATGGATCTGGTCGATCTGATCCTGGTGATGAGCGTCAACCCCGGTTTCGGCGGGCAGAAGTTCATCGAGAGCCAGCTGGCCAAGATCGCGGTGCTACGCGCCAAGATCGACACCAGCGGCCGCCAGATCGATCTGGAGGTGGATGGCGGGGTCGATCAGAACAATGCCGCGCGCGTCATCGCCGCCGGTGCCGATGCGCTGGTCGCAGGCACCGCGGCGTTCAAGGGCGGCGCGTCGGCCTATGCCGACAATATCCGGGCGTTGCGCGCGGGGTGAAGGCGCAGCAGGACGACCGCGCCGTCGATGGGCCTGAAGCCGACGGGATCGAGCAGGGACGACGGCTGATCCGGATCGGCGGTGATCGCGGCCTCTCGCTTGCCGACCGGCTGTCCGAGCGTTTTCACCGCCTTGCCTGGCGCACGCCGCTTCACGGTTTGCGGCTCAAGGGCCGCTACCCGCTCAAGCTGATTGCGGTTGCCGACGACCCCTTTCTAGGCGATCCGGCGCGCGGCAACGCGCTGCTCGATGGCAAGCTCTCCTTTCGTGGTGAGAACCATGCCATCGACGCGCTCGACCTGGCCAAGCCCAACTGGTCGAAGCCGTTTGGCGACTATCTCCACAGCTTTGCCTGGCTGCGCGATCTTTCGACAGTGACGACCCGCGCCGGTGCCGCGCCTGTCGCCGAAGCGCTCATGCGCAAATGGCTGGAGGCCCATGCCGACAAGGTCACCGACCCGGCATGGCGCGCCGATCTCTGGGGACGGCGGATCCTCTTCTGGACCGCGCATGCGCCGCTGATCCTGTCGAGCACCGATCTCGTGTACCGCTCGCGGGTGCTTCACACGCTCGCGCGCGGCGCGCGGCACCTCGATCGCACTGCGGATCGGGTGCCGCCGGGCGCGCCGCGCATCGCCGCCTGGTGCGGGGTGCTCGTTGCCGGGCTGATGATCCCGGGCGGCGATCCGCGCCGTGCCTTTGGCGAGGCGGGGCTTGCACGGGCGCTGGCAGGATCGGTCGGCGAGGATGGGGGGATCAGCGGGCGATCGCCCGCCGCCCTGCTCGACGCGATCATGCTGCTCACGCTGCTGCGGGAGACCTATGCCGCACGCCGGCTCGACCCGCCCGAGGCCCAGAGCCGCGCGCTTGCCCAGATGGTGTCGGCGCTGCTCGGCGTGTGTCATGGTGATCGCGGCCTCGCGAGCTGGCAGGGCGGCATACCCGTCGATGGTGATACGCTGGCGGAAATCGTCGCCGCGACCGGCGCACGCGTCCGCCCGCTGCGCCAGGCGCTCGACTGGGGCTATCAGCGGCTGGCCCAGCAGCGCACCGTGTTGATCGTGGATGCGGCACCGCCGCCGGTCGCGCGGGTGATGGAGGGTGGTTGCGCTTCGACCCTCGCGTTCGAATTCTCCGATGGTCCGGACCGCATCGTGGTGAGCTGCGGCGGCGCGCGCGGTGCCGATCTGCGGCTGCCGCCGGCGCTTGCCGAAGGGCTGCGGACCACTGCGGCGCATTCGACCTTGGTGGTGGACAACAGCAACTCGACCGCGATCCATCCCGACGGAACGCTCGGCCGCGGGGTGGGCGAGATGGAGCTCAGCCGCCAGGAAACCGATACCGCGAGCCGGATCGAGGCGAGCCACGACGGCTATGTCCGCCGCCACGGCGTCATCCATCGCCGCCGCATCGCGCTTGGTGCCGATGGGCGCGACGTCCGAGGCGAAGACAATCTGATCCCCGCAGGGCGGCGCAGGAAGGCAGCGGCGATTCCCTTTGCGGTCCGCTTCCATTTGCATCCGGGAGTGCAGGTCTCGCCCACCGCCGACGGCGCCGGCGCGCTGCTTCGCACGCCATCGGGGGCGGCGTGGCAGTTTCGGGCCAATGGTGCCACGCTCGGTATCGAGGAAAGCGTGTGGATCGACGGACGCGGGATTCCGAGGGAAACCCAGCAGCTTGTGCTAACCGGGGAGTCGCCGGCAGGGGGCACCAGCGTCTCCTGGCTCTTTCACCGCGCGCGTTAGGGGTTTGCAGCCCGCGGTGGCTTCCCTAAAGGGCGCGCCCATGAGCAGCATCACAATCAAGCGCGCCCTTCTCTCGGTCTCCGACAAGACCGGGATCATCGAACTCGGGCAGTCGCTCGCCGCCAGGGGCGTCGAGCTGGTCTCGACCGGTGGCACCGCCAAGGCGCTGCGCGATGCGGGGCTTGAGGTGCGCGACATCTCCGACCTCACCGGTTTTCCCGAGATGATGGACGGGCGCGTCAAGACGCTGCATCCGGTGGTTCATGGCGGACTGCTCGCGGTGCGCGAGGATGCCGGGCACATGGCATCGGCGGTCGATCATGCGATCGGCATGATCGACCTGGTGGTGGTGAACCTTTACCCCTTCGCCCAGACCGTGGCCAAGGGCGCCGACCGCGACGAGATCATCGAGAATATCGACATTGGCGGCCCGTCGATGGTGCGGTCGGCCGCGAAGAATCACGCCTATGTCGCGATCGTTACCGATCCCGCCGATTATGATGTGGTGGCCAAGGGTGAGACGACGCTGGAAGACCGCCGCCGCTTCGCCGCCAAGGCCTATGCGCTGACCGCGCAATATGATGCGGCGATCGCGAGCTGGTTCGCCTTTGCCGATCAGGGCGAACGCTTCCCGGCGACGCTCCCGCTGGTGTTCAAGCGCGGCGAGGAACTGCGTTATGGCGAGAACCCGCACCAGTCGGCCGCGCTCTATCTGCCCGCCGGCCCCGCTGCCGCCGGGATTGCACAAGCGCAGCAGCTTCAGGGCAAGGAGCTGAGCTACAATAATTACAATGACGCGGATGCCGCGCTCGAACTGGTCAGTGAGTTTCGCGACGGCCCGCCCACAGTGGTGATCGTCAAGCACGCCAACCCATGCGGTGTCGCCACCGCCGACACGCTGGCCGATGCCTACAAGGCGGCGCTCGCCTGCGATTCGGTGTCGGCGTTCGGCGGGATCATCGCCTTGAACCGCCCGCTAGATGCCGAAACGGCGAAGGCGATCACCGAAATCTTCACCGAAGTCGTCGTCGCGCCGGGCGCGAGCGACGAGGCGAAGGCGATCTTCGCAGCAAAGAAGAATCTGCGCCTGCTGATCTGCGATGCGCTGCCGGATCCGGCGCGTCCCGGCCTGATGCTCAAGACGATCGCGGGCGGAGCGCTGGTCCAGTCGCGCGACAATGGCATCATCACGCGCGCCGATCTCAAGGTCGTGACCAAGCGCGAACCCACGGCGCAGGAGCTTGCCGACTGTCTGTTCGCCTGGACCGTCGCCAAGCACGTCAAGTCGAATGCGATCGTCTATGCCAAGGACGGCAGCACCGCCGGTGTCGGCGCGGGCCAGATGAACCGCCTCGAATCCGCGCGCATCGCCGCGTGGAAGGCGAAGGACGCCGCCGACAAGGCGGGCTGGGCGACGCCGCGCACGATCGGTTCGGCGGTCGCCTCGGACGCGTTCTTCCCCTTTGCTGACGGCCTGCTCGCCGCGGTCGAGGCGGGCGCAACGGCGGTGATTCAGCCGGGCGGATCGATCCGCGACGAGGAAGTCATCGCCGCGGCCGACGAAGCGGACCTCGCGATGGTGTTCACCGGGATGCGCCACTTCCGGCATTGATGCCGCTCTGGCTCTACTGACGAAATGGCGGCCCGCTCCGCTCCCATCCCGGGGGCCGGCCGTCATCGCATTCGCCATATCCAAATCGCTTAGGCCCCGCTGCCCTCCTTCGGCAGCTTCTTGAACAGCTTGCGATCTTCCTCGCCGAACGCCCATTTGCCGATCACGGCGAAATAGGCAGCGAAGATGGCCGGCACGCCGACCGACAGTTCGACCCATTCGAGGCGGGGCGGGAGTTGGGTGAAGGCCCAGCCGACCACTCCCGCCACTGCGACCGCGGCGACGAAGCCGGGGCGCAGGCTGAACACCGACGCCTTGGTCAGCCGCGACAACATCCAGCACTTGATCGTCGATCCGGCCGCCAGCGTGACCGCAAGCGCCACCGCCGGGCCTGCCGCCTGATAGTTCACGTCCCAGCCGAGGTCGCGCATGATGAAGACCAGCGCGAAGCTTAGCGCGGCCTGAAAGCCAAGCAGCAACATCGAAACCATCAGGTTGCGGTGCCGCGCCATATAGACGAGGCCCGCTTCGGCGACGGCCCCTGGCGAGGCGAACATTTCGGCGGCGAGAAGGAAGCACAGCGCGCCCGCGCCCGCGACGAATTGCGGGCCGACCACGCCCATCACGCCCTCGGCAGGAATGCCGCCCATCAGCAGCAACGCCGCCTGTGCGGTGATGATCCAGAATGCGACCTGCTTCACCTGATGCGCGATCGCGACGCGATTTCCGGCGGCGAGGTTGCGCGCGATCACCGGTCCCAGGATCGGATCGAAGCTGGTCTTGAGCTTTTGCGGGATCGAGGCGACCTGCTGCGCCATGTAATAGATGCCGACGATCGCCGGGGGGAACAGCAGGCCGAGGATGAAGCGATCGATGTTGCGCGTACCCCATTCGATCGCGTCCGCGCCCGCCAGCGGCACGTTGCGCCGGGCAAGCTGGAGCAGCGGGGTCACATGCGGCGACCAGCCATGCGGCAGGCCATAGCTGCGGATGAAGGGGATCAGGCTGGCGATCAGGGCGGCGGCCATCGACAGCACATAGGCGATGATCAGACCATCGCGCGGCGAGGCGTAGTAAAGCGCCCAGGCCGCGATGCTGATCGTCCAAGGCTCTACGATCGCCCGCGCGGTCACCGCGGCCTTCACATTGCCGCGATAGGCGAGCGCGGCGAGGCTGACGTCGGACCAGGCGATCGCGAAGACGATAACTGGCAGCAACCCCTCAAGCCCCGTCACCTGGCTGTTGGCGTACATGATCTGCGGGAAGGTGAAGAGCACCGCGCTTGCGATCATCGAGACCACGAAGGCGACCACCATACCGTCCCACACGACATGGGCATGCGGCCGCTCGGTCGAGGCGAGCG
This genomic interval carries:
- the rpe gene encoding ribulose-phosphate 3-epimerase — encoded protein: MTAVRIAPSILSADFAKLGEEVRAIDVAGADWIHIDVMDGHFVPNITIGPAVIKALRPHSAKPFDVHLMIEPVDPMLEAFAEAGADCLSVHPESGPHLHRTLQTIKALGKRAGVVLNPATPVDVVDHVMDLVDLILVMSVNPGFGGQKFIESQLAKIAVLRAKIDTSGRQIDLEVDGGVDQNNAARVIAAGADALVAGTAAFKGGASAYADNIRALRAG
- a CDS encoding SRPBCC family protein encodes the protein MTATLADMEILAPDTFRMVRVLDADPATVWRYLTQADLRRQWFSGGTDAIGFGETVELVFNHDELSADQAPYPPEYAKWKGAVGREKVIEFDPPHVFAISWDEGKEGVARFELADAGGGRTRLTLTHSGITGPAPMADFGGGWHSHLAVLVGLLGGDPVRDFWVQHADSEARVAAAIATAG
- a CDS encoding DUF1674 domain-containing protein → MGKRPDHVKPPAYLSKSPPVPKPKPGTKADSDPLGEDPTRYGDWERKGIAVDF
- a CDS encoding RsmB/NOP family class I SAM-dependent RNA methyltransferase codes for the protein MSRPSNHRFPSDPPGVPARRAALRLLDAVLRRGLAIEQALEASTKGLPPPDRGLAHAIAAEVLRWLSDLDALIDSATRNRLPDDAKARFALRIALAQALRLGTPPHAAISTVLPLVDGGPRKLVHGVFGTLDRKGAVLPDHPSLPGPVHARIAGNWGERVADAAAAAIAAPPPLDLTLRAEVAELHGESLVSNHLRITGDTSVPELPGYAEGAWWVQDLAASLPARLLGGGTGRALDLCAAPGGKTLQLAASGWDVTAVDISESRLARLLENLDRTGLSAKVVTADLMNWEPGFEADAVLLDAPCSATGIFRRHPDVLHRVRPRVISEMAELQAQLLPRAARWVRPGGLMVYATCSLEPEEGEHQIERFLAGHPEFAIDPVLPDELPEGLVAHERGWLRTLPGMLVEQGGLDGFFMVRLMRVAGDS
- the tsaD gene encoding tRNA (adenosine(37)-N6)-threonylcarbamoyltransferase complex transferase subunit TsaD, with amino-acid sequence MMLILGLESSCDETAAALVRGDRTILSHRLARQDEAHRPFGGVVPEIAARAHVEALGPLIEAALDEAKVTLADVDAIAATAGPGLIGGVMVGLVTGKALAHAANKPLVAVNHLEGHALSPRLAEPDLAFPYLLLLVSGGHCQLLLVEGVGRYRRLATTIDDAAGEAFDKTAKLLNLGFPGGPAVERAALEGDPRSVPLPRPLVGSGEPHFSFAGLKSDVARKVGKFAPADLAASFQQAVVDCLVDRTRIALDKTPQATALVVAGGVAANTAVRSALTMLATEHDLPFIAPPLWLCTDNAAMIAWAGVERFSLGFTDPLDLPARPRWPLDPDAERVRGAGVKA
- the htpX gene encoding zinc metalloprotease HtpX codes for the protein MNGFKTTMLLAALTALFMALGFAIGGRGGMVIALLVAVGMNLFTYWNADKIVLSMHGAKQVDASSAPEFYQLVAGLAQRAALPMPKVYIIDSPHPNAFATGRNPQNAAVAATTGLLNMLDRDEIAGVMAHELAHVRNRDTLIMTMVATIAGAISMLANFGLFFRGGGDNRGAMLATILAVIVAPFAAMIVQMAISRTREYGADRGGAEISGNPRALASALAKLARGAAAVPNPVAERVPAAAQLYIVPGLGGDSLFSTHPDTGNRIAALEAIAQEMGRSAPLDSFGENPRIPSVSSTARPSALGIKPAPRRSSALDPNRRG
- a CDS encoding DUF1697 domain-containing protein codes for the protein MRWAAMLRGINLGKRQLKSAELKAAVEGLGYTDVKTLLASGNVVFTADEADAAALEATLHGALFAATGLKSEIFVRSPEEMAAVATADPFPEATSDRPSFVVVTFHRKPVDAAAVARLAESHEGPERMRVIGRELYIDFPDGQGRSTLHPAMTKAKLDPVNTARNWNTVLKIRDAL
- a CDS encoding NAD(P)H-dependent glycerol-3-phosphate dehydrogenase, coding for MKIAVIGGGAWGTALAQVAARGGEPVTLWAREDDVTTSVNARHENSLFLPGVPLSPSIRATGDLADLADAEALLVVVPAQFLRSVLTQVPVECRPLVLCAKGIEAGTQKLVAEVARELHPDAPVAVLSGPTFAHEVAKGLPTAVTLACEDDSLRERLAERLAGPAFRTYGSSDVAGAEIGGAVKNVLAIACGVVEGAGLGLNARAALIARGFAEMTRFGVARGGRPETLAGLSGLGDLVLTCSSINSRNFSLGVGLGQGKSAAELLADRRTVAEGAATAPVLREAARAAGVDMPVTQAVCALLEGTPVGQVVDALLSRPLREEHV
- a CDS encoding heparinase II/III family protein codes for the protein MKAQQDDRAVDGPEADGIEQGRRLIRIGGDRGLSLADRLSERFHRLAWRTPLHGLRLKGRYPLKLIAVADDPFLGDPARGNALLDGKLSFRGENHAIDALDLAKPNWSKPFGDYLHSFAWLRDLSTVTTRAGAAPVAEALMRKWLEAHADKVTDPAWRADLWGRRILFWTAHAPLILSSTDLVYRSRVLHTLARGARHLDRTADRVPPGAPRIAAWCGVLVAGLMIPGGDPRRAFGEAGLARALAGSVGEDGGISGRSPAALLDAIMLLTLLRETYAARRLDPPEAQSRALAQMVSALLGVCHGDRGLASWQGGIPVDGDTLAEIVAATGARVRPLRQALDWGYQRLAQQRTVLIVDAAPPPVARVMEGGCASTLAFEFSDGPDRIVVSCGGARGADLRLPPALAEGLRTTAAHSTLVVDNSNSTAIHPDGTLGRGVGEMELSRQETDTASRIEASHDGYVRRHGVIHRRRIALGADGRDVRGEDNLIPAGRRRKAAAIPFAVRFHLHPGVQVSPTADGAGALLRTPSGAAWQFRANGATLGIEESVWIDGRGIPRETQQLVLTGESPAGGTSVSWLFHRAR